The following are encoded in a window of Methylicorpusculum oleiharenae genomic DNA:
- a CDS encoding ankyrin repeat domain-containing protein, with the protein MNISEEISGWFIANGFHAKAPLATNDKGLHPLIIAAQQARPDILAYLLDNGADLNVRDDYGNNALWAACFAGSGACIGLMIAAGINVDYQNPSGATALIYASSSGKHAEVAQHFRLPLINLRPIFITSMALFSRR; encoded by the coding sequence TTGAACATATCCGAAGAAATTTCCGGCTGGTTTATCGCTAACGGGTTTCATGCCAAGGCGCCGCTGGCGACTAACGACAAGGGGCTACACCCGTTAATTATAGCGGCACAGCAAGCCCGGCCCGACATACTGGCTTATCTTTTAGATAACGGTGCCGATTTAAACGTACGGGATGATTACGGCAACAACGCCTTATGGGCCGCCTGTTTTGCCGGGTCCGGCGCGTGCATCGGCTTGATGATAGCGGCCGGAATTAATGTCGATTATCAAAACCCCAGCGGCGCCACGGCCTTGATCTATGCCTCGTCCAGCGGCAAGCATGCAGAGGTGGCGCAACACTTCCGTCTACCCTTAATAAACTTACGCCCAATCTTTATAACCAGCATGGCTCTCTTTTCAAGGCGATAG
- a CDS encoding flavodoxin yields MSKIGIFFGTDTGSTRLVAKKIHGLLGEELADKPKNINRTSPAELLRYDALILGTPSYGVGDLPGLAAGCLEANWAEFLPYLDDADLSGKRVALFGLGHQERYASRFASSLIKLYQVFYGNGAKMVGRWSTEGYQFEYSASIIDNQFVGLVLDQRGQPHLTDERLSIWLEQIKPQLLPNLAQAA; encoded by the coding sequence ATGAGCAAAATCGGCATTTTTTTCGGCACGGATACCGGCAGCACCCGCCTGGTGGCCAAAAAAATTCATGGCCTGTTGGGCGAAGAGTTAGCTGACAAGCCCAAAAACATCAATCGCACCAGCCCCGCCGAACTGCTGCGGTACGACGCTTTGATCTTGGGTACGCCCAGTTACGGCGTCGGCGACTTGCCAGGTCTGGCGGCGGGTTGCCTGGAAGCCAATTGGGCCGAGTTCTTACCCTACCTTGACGATGCCGATCTGAGCGGCAAGCGGGTTGCCCTCTTCGGCTTGGGCCATCAGGAGCGTTACGCATCGCGCTTCGCCAGTTCCTTGATCAAACTGTATCAGGTGTTTTACGGCAATGGTGCCAAAATGGTCGGCCGCTGGAGCACCGAAGGCTACCAATTCGAATATTCGGCCTCCATCATCGACAACCAGTTCGTCGGCTTGGTTTTGGATCAGCGCGGCCAGCCGCATTTGACCGATGAACGGCTTAGCATCTGGCTGGAGCAAATCAAGCCGCAACTGTTGCCGAATTTGGCGCAGGCGGCTTGA
- a CDS encoding NifB/NifX family molybdenum-iron cluster-binding protein produces MTEKLIALAVGDDGNLAPHAGRALRWLVYVVSDASEPSLAWTLDLTDAGSLHEWHVRGDGNRHPLHYVDVVIAGSAGDGVKRNLLQRNTTLLTTVETLPLTALEAYRAGNLTEDLPHLEQQCRKEDNS; encoded by the coding sequence ATGACCGAAAAACTGATTGCATTGGCTGTCGGAGACGATGGAAACCTTGCGCCTCATGCGGGGAGAGCTTTACGATGGCTAGTTTACGTGGTTTCCGACGCGTCGGAACCAAGCCTTGCGTGGACACTTGACCTGACAGATGCCGGTAGTCTTCATGAATGGCATGTGCGTGGCGATGGTAATCGTCATCCTTTGCATTATGTTGATGTCGTTATTGCTGGATCGGCCGGAGACGGGGTCAAACGAAATTTATTGCAGAGAAACACGACTTTATTGACCACTGTTGAGACTTTACCCCTCACTGCTTTGGAAGCCTATCGAGCTGGCAATTTAACCGAAGATTTACCGCATCTGGAACAACAATGCCGAAAAGAGGATAACAGTTAA
- a CDS encoding NifB/NifX family molybdenum-iron cluster-binding protein yields the protein MPRFPVKVAVASKEGLAISEHFGHTKQFRIYEVSPESCKLLEIREVSNYCLGQQGDQSAMVGILEAIKDCHAVFIAKIGEGPIEKCQAIGVKAVSDFAYQAIEASLIDYVSHLDTSEATP from the coding sequence ATGCCTAGATTCCCTGTAAAAGTGGCGGTCGCTAGCAAAGAAGGACTAGCCATTAGCGAGCATTTCGGCCACACCAAACAATTTCGCATCTACGAAGTCAGCCCGGAAAGCTGCAAATTGCTTGAAATACGGGAAGTCTCCAACTATTGCCTGGGCCAACAGGGAGACCAGTCCGCAATGGTGGGCATCCTGGAGGCTATCAAAGATTGTCATGCCGTATTCATCGCTAAAATTGGAGAAGGACCTATTGAAAAATGTCAGGCCATCGGAGTAAAAGCGGTTTCAGATTTCGCCTACCAAGCCATCGAAGCTTCATTAATCGATTATGTCAGTCACTTAGACACCTCTGAGGCAACACCATGA
- a CDS encoding symmetrical bis(5'-nucleosyl)-tetraphosphatase, which translates to MTSYAIGSVHGDYPALIQLLQKIGYEADTDRLGFAGNLVNSGPDSLAVLRFVKNLGKNAVTVLGSQELHLLSVAAGIVPSRTDDTFDDILAAEDKDELLKWLRQRTLIHHDSKLNFTMVHAGIPTEWTFSQALTFAYEVESVLVSGQYIAFLENRRQDQTRWHAKLTGWKRTNFITNAYTAMAYCTDQGKLDFREQGPIYQQTSPLVPWYRLPNRITAHLNIVFSDEVSFEDSVFPGIFPLACQTVLSALKLTSDPEVFSIERNNGLPEAI; encoded by the coding sequence ATGACCAGCTATGCCATCGGAAGCGTGCACGGTGACTACCCCGCCTTGATTCAGCTCCTGCAAAAAATTGGTTACGAAGCGGATACCGATCGCTTGGGGTTTGCCGGCAATCTCGTCAATAGCGGCCCAGATTCGCTGGCCGTGCTCCGTTTTGTCAAGAATCTTGGCAAAAATGCCGTTACCGTATTAGGTAGCCAAGAACTGCATTTGCTCAGCGTCGCCGCGGGCATCGTGCCCAGTCGAACCGACGATACGTTTGACGACATACTGGCCGCTGAGGATAAGGACGAACTTTTGAAGTGGCTGCGCCAACGCACCTTGATCCACCACGATTCCAAACTGAATTTTACGATGGTGCATGCCGGGATACCGACCGAATGGACGTTCAGCCAAGCGTTGACCTTTGCTTACGAAGTAGAATCGGTGCTTGTCAGTGGGCAGTACATTGCATTTTTAGAAAACCGGCGCCAAGACCAAACTCGCTGGCACGCCAAACTGACCGGCTGGAAACGCACGAATTTCATAACCAATGCATACACAGCAATGGCTTACTGCACGGACCAAGGCAAACTGGATTTTAGGGAGCAGGGCCCGATCTACCAACAAACTTCACCGTTAGTGCCTTGGTATCGGTTACCGAATCGCATCACCGCTCATCTGAATATCGTTTTCAGTGACGAAGTCAGTTTTGAAGATTCGGTCTTTCCAGGCATTTTCCCGTTGGCGTGTCAAACGGTACTGTCAGCCTTAAAATTAACGTCCGATCCGGAAGTTTTCAGCATCGAACGTAATAACGGCTTGCCAGAAGCGATTTGA
- a CDS encoding alpha-ketoglutarate-dependent dioxygenase AlkB family protein, which translates to MQCSELELIEDFYDAGECTRLLHYFLKQHAWPDNRYEYGGRRFVLPRLQTWHADAGIRYNYSNNLLVTRPWNSVLSSLRADVEAKLQQAFNAVLVNCYRNGEDHVGWHADNEQELGESPCIASLSLGVTRAFSCRHNRTLNTESVLLSAGSLLIMYPGFQRDWQHSVPIEHGILYPRINLTFRKVIEPAVVAKSLNWEA; encoded by the coding sequence ATGCAGTGTTCGGAATTGGAACTGATCGAGGATTTCTATGATGCAGGGGAATGCACACGATTATTGCACTATTTTCTGAAACAGCATGCCTGGCCGGACAATCGATACGAATACGGGGGGCGCCGATTCGTATTGCCGAGATTGCAGACCTGGCATGCCGATGCCGGCATCCGCTACAATTACAGTAACAATTTGCTCGTCACTCGGCCTTGGAACTCCGTTCTATCGAGCCTGCGCGCCGACGTGGAAGCCAAATTACAGCAGGCTTTCAATGCGGTGTTGGTCAACTGTTACCGGAACGGCGAAGATCACGTCGGCTGGCATGCCGATAACGAGCAGGAACTCGGCGAGTCGCCGTGTATCGCGTCCTTGAGTCTGGGCGTCACTCGAGCCTTTTCATGCCGGCACAATCGAACGCTGAACACCGAGAGCGTGTTGTTATCGGCCGGTAGTCTGCTGATCATGTACCCGGGTTTTCAACGCGATTGGCAGCATAGCGTGCCGATAGAGCATGGGATTCTTTACCCACGGATTAATTTGACGTTTCGTAAGGTGATTGAACCAGCGGTTGTAGCAAAGTCATTGAATTGGGAGGCCTGA
- a CDS encoding bacteriohemerythrin: MALIDLASVKTVNHPAIDTDHQAFVGLLNQLDVASNADFPLLFKALFEHTEQHFDRENQLMKEHGFPARAEHMGEHQRVVGEFKQFQSRIDKGMVAFGRAFVKDRLPQWFQLHVTTMDSALAAHIKTGSKA, encoded by the coding sequence ATGGCATTAATTGATTTGGCTAGCGTCAAGACGGTAAATCATCCTGCAATCGACACCGACCACCAGGCGTTCGTCGGGTTGCTTAACCAACTGGACGTTGCGAGTAACGCGGATTTTCCTTTGTTATTTAAGGCATTGTTCGAGCATACCGAGCAGCATTTTGACAGGGAAAATCAATTGATGAAGGAACACGGTTTTCCGGCCCGGGCAGAACACATGGGTGAGCATCAGCGGGTAGTGGGAGAATTCAAGCAGTTTCAAAGCCGGATCGACAAAGGCATGGTGGCTTTTGGCCGCGCGTTTGTTAAAGACCGTTTGCCGCAATGGTTTCAATTGCATGTTACGACGATGGACAGTGCGCTCGCGGCCCATATCAAAACAGGGTCGAAAGCCTGA
- a CDS encoding glutathione S-transferase family protein — protein MKLYMTPGSCSTGIHILLEELELVFEAHIVNLLAGDQHKTDYLAINPKATIPVLQKDDGSALTEFSAIAWWLARRYPKAGLLPEDIDDEAKAIELIAYATGTVHGQGFARIFTTDKFTLNPADHEAVKAQGLDIIHRGFEILNGQLSAKGYAMGRFGIADAALFYIEFWADRSGITLPENCLAHYRLMCSRPIVRRVMIEEGYRLE, from the coding sequence ATGAAACTTTACATGACGCCCGGCTCTTGCTCGACAGGTATCCATATTTTGCTCGAAGAGCTCGAGCTGGTATTCGAGGCCCACATTGTCAATCTGCTGGCGGGGGATCAACACAAGACAGACTATTTGGCGATTAATCCGAAGGCCACCATTCCGGTTCTGCAAAAAGACGACGGAAGTGCCTTGACGGAGTTCTCTGCGATTGCTTGGTGGCTGGCAAGACGTTATCCAAAGGCCGGTTTGTTGCCGGAAGATATCGACGACGAAGCGAAAGCCATCGAGTTGATCGCATACGCTACCGGGACGGTGCACGGACAGGGCTTTGCCCGAATCTTTACGACCGACAAATTTACGCTGAATCCGGCCGATCATGAAGCGGTCAAAGCACAGGGTTTGGACATCATCCACCGTGGGTTCGAGATTCTGAACGGTCAATTGTCGGCCAAAGGTTACGCCATGGGACGCTTTGGTATCGCTGACGCGGCCTTGTTTTATATCGAATTTTGGGCAGACAGGTCAGGCATCACGTTGCCTGAAAACTGCCTGGCTCATTACCGCTTGATGTGTTCCCGGCCAATCGTCAGGCGGGTGATGATAGAAGAAGGCTATCGGCTGGAATAG
- a CDS encoding amine oxidase has translation MYFVFVYSEVPSMSLDQRNDVSMVQFRDYLNQRKSGMKTTYQQRLAGNLSRQQWNGCFQNNVVDVLAETYRDALAYLQSLPFSGGAVDVDRGMSSLTRRLIPVFDGFVDEFLLFVVDMHRTSCALSNFPDEHKPSDDYIDAVKREVAEQWRDFALSANEFFLECR, from the coding sequence ATGTATTTTGTTTTTGTTTACAGCGAGGTTCCCAGCATGTCGCTAGACCAGCGTAACGACGTCAGCATGGTGCAGTTCCGGGATTATTTGAATCAGCGTAAATCCGGTATGAAAACAACTTATCAACAACGTTTGGCTGGGAATTTGTCGAGGCAGCAGTGGAACGGGTGTTTTCAGAACAATGTGGTGGACGTGCTTGCCGAAACGTATCGGGATGCCTTGGCCTACTTGCAAAGCTTGCCATTTAGCGGCGGAGCAGTCGATGTCGATCGTGGCATGTCATCATTGACCCGGCGCCTGATTCCCGTTTTCGATGGTTTTGTAGACGAATTTTTGTTGTTCGTTGTCGACATGCACCGTACTTCCTGTGCACTATCCAACTTCCCGGACGAGCATAAACCTAGCGACGACTATATCGATGCAGTCAAACGCGAAGTCGCCGAACAATGGCGCGATTTCGCACTTAGTGCTAACGAATTCTTTTTAGAATGCCGATGA
- a CDS encoding class I SAM-dependent methyltransferase — translation MNDSFQNQDRDYTSDNRAHFDDWLKQPHPLSCIKDFEDFVNGADGAGLPRQADLVMPTDNLLVIERRVFRRKIGRRRKLNRVFERGDQLRRLVLTAI, via the coding sequence ATGAATGACTCCTTTCAAAATCAAGATCGCGATTACACCAGTGATAACAGGGCTCACTTCGATGATTGGTTGAAACAACCACATCCGTTGAGTTGTATCAAAGATTTCGAAGACTTCGTGAATGGTGCAGACGGAGCCGGTTTACCAAGGCAAGCCGATCTCGTCATGCCGACTGACAACTTGCTGGTTATTGAGCGTCGAGTTTTCCGGCGTAAGATCGGCAGGCGCCGAAAGCTTAACAGGGTATTCGAAAGAGGAGACCAACTCCGGCGCCTAGTCCTCACCGCTATTTGA
- a CDS encoding M64 family metallopeptidase, whose translation MSNQQQTNKKSQINTVQMFIRFMNLISTVKANIFLALIISIAPFNIRDAYAFDFEVKVTIDKLSAQVSFDNTSETDFYARVTIDGTTTNNYGTPGQLVLEGNDTIEPGLLNTGASDWSFSKLVDPTKGTIPIMIEIFDDDDGFNFGDDQADIFNGPGSNLNLTLDLTTCTFTGGVSGSCGVSLSSSGNGDADGNATIEFTVEIVGFNESSGVHIFCIHEPIWPQPGQQVKITAIAIADNLKPRVVDEIAITQGTTSSVLEETNTAVSVFTAGPFNGPDFNYSCTALNDENNDGNPNGPDPGEIAFSGYRTVTVGLPQNSRAVPLIKTGFESTRQDIVLIPDNSSFTGAMDGDFLQDVQNMIELYYQSGLVLLDNQGLVNFWIAQDTGLAGGFENSVCDNNTPNNWNTDYTFSNSGVILHRNDLRDCAGNGIASVQTIQFVNGMPVPFQPVVGFTPFVHELGHALFGLADEYCYTRPGANPNSSCDGGYWQALVNPNLYMTFQSCETDRATDPNGGTKTCQSFASEANSTSGQTFFTFDPPAKDMMVDNQLPQFLDNRRINGVFINCTGC comes from the coding sequence ATGAGTAATCAACAACAAACAAATAAAAAATCGCAGATTAATACCGTTCAAATGTTCATACGGTTTATGAATCTGATATCGACCGTGAAAGCCAATATTTTTTTGGCACTGATAATCTCAATAGCGCCATTTAACATACGAGATGCCTATGCATTTGATTTTGAAGTTAAGGTAACGATAGACAAATTAAGCGCCCAAGTCAGCTTCGACAATACATCGGAAACCGATTTTTACGCCAGGGTCACCATCGACGGAACGACAACCAATAACTATGGCACCCCGGGCCAACTGGTGCTCGAAGGCAATGATACTATCGAGCCCGGGTTGTTGAATACAGGGGCATCGGATTGGTCCTTTTCTAAATTGGTCGATCCTACAAAAGGCACTATTCCTATCATGATAGAAATCTTCGATGATGATGATGGTTTTAATTTTGGTGATGATCAGGCTGATATTTTTAATGGTCCTGGAAGCAATCTCAATCTGACCTTGGATTTAACGACATGTACTTTCACCGGAGGAGTATCCGGCAGCTGCGGCGTTAGTCTGTCTAGTTCAGGAAATGGGGATGCCGACGGCAATGCCACAATCGAATTTACTGTCGAAATTGTCGGGTTTAATGAAAGCTCCGGGGTGCATATCTTCTGCATCCATGAGCCCATTTGGCCTCAACCGGGACAGCAGGTGAAAATTACCGCCATCGCAATAGCAGATAATCTAAAACCCAGGGTGGTGGATGAAATAGCAATCACACAAGGCACCACTTCATCGGTACTCGAAGAAACCAACACAGCTGTCTCAGTCTTTACGGCCGGTCCTTTTAATGGGCCTGACTTTAACTACAGCTGTACTGCTCTGAATGACGAAAACAATGATGGAAATCCTAATGGTCCTGATCCCGGTGAAATTGCATTTTCGGGTTATAGGACTGTGACCGTCGGGCTACCGCAGAATAGCAGAGCCGTACCCCTTATCAAAACGGGCTTTGAATCTACCCGGCAAGACATTGTGCTGATACCGGACAATAGTAGTTTTACCGGCGCGATGGATGGCGATTTCCTGCAGGATGTGCAAAACATGATCGAACTCTATTACCAGTCGGGTTTAGTATTGCTGGACAACCAAGGGCTGGTTAATTTTTGGATTGCCCAAGATACAGGTTTGGCAGGCGGGTTTGAAAATTCGGTCTGTGATAATAATACCCCCAATAATTGGAATACTGATTATACCTTCAGCAATTCCGGGGTCATTTTACACAGAAATGATTTGAGAGATTGCGCAGGTAATGGTATTGCAAGTGTTCAAACGATTCAATTTGTTAACGGCATGCCGGTCCCTTTTCAACCGGTCGTAGGTTTTACTCCATTTGTGCATGAATTGGGCCATGCCCTGTTCGGTTTAGCGGATGAATACTGCTATACCAGGCCCGGTGCAAATCCAAATAGTTCTTGTGACGGCGGTTATTGGCAAGCATTGGTAAATCCAAATTTGTATATGACATTTCAATCGTGTGAAACAGACAGAGCCACGGATCCCAATGGAGGTACAAAAACTTGCCAAAGTTTTGCCAGTGAAGCCAATAGTACAAGCGGACAAACCTTTTTTACCTTCGATCCGCCTGCTAAAGATATGATGGTCGATAATCAATTGCCTCAGTTCCTTGATAACAGGCGAATCAACGGCGTTTTTATCAATTGCACGGGCTGTTAA
- a CDS encoding transposase family protein, with translation MEHFSSLEDPHIERKKLHDLIDIMVMSICATISGV, from the coding sequence GTGGAGCATTTTTCATCTCTTGAAGACCCACACATTGAGCGTAAAAAGCTTCATGACTTAATCGACATTATGGTGATGAGTATCTGTGCGACCATCAGCGGCGTCTAG
- a CDS encoding tyrosinase family protein produces the protein MKCRKNVRNLTQAEKNDFVHACKGLKGLPSLMHPGTQTRYDDYVEVHLNAMNSSPNWGHGDRAFLPWHRELLYRFEKDLQSIVPGVRIPYWDWTRHKTTAHSGFPFKNDFLGRNGGPGNPPDPTVDMRVIRDPAVPLNPDSSYPFEFDPDNWSIVVKDLVSDPNFLTRSFGTFNVPGTQNDAPNLPENDTVVTGTSTTFRAAISSSSYATLRSRSEDLHNLVHRWVNGAMLTASSPNDMVFWLHHAAIDRMWTLWQKKNPALDPYVGSATAGHGLTDTMIFHDPGDPAPWVGTATPQQMIEGHTIHGDGVWYDTDLPEISLDSGPTLAFGDIPEGLTTFRAVRFRIQTCRTARFLITAAPTGNFGLTPLGAEFIAQPDEASDFINGYVWVQFHAVGAVSQSSSLSIQAYIIDDEGYYAATEGGEVVLGSWSVNLTAGVEARANNAVMLVLDRSGSMAAAAGGTSTRSSLLKNAVGVFHTLMLPDDEIGVVSFDDLVETPLPLTTQSAGLGTLLTGTALDPRGLTGIGLGIQTAAPILAGSTHTNRSMLVLTDGNENVHPYVSELPAGTISNRTFSIGFGLPGQVSDAVLSAIASNTGGFFTVTGNLSTEEQRFFLTKHFVQVLAGATNANIIIDPQGELGWGDSQIVEFDVAATEVSIDVIALCPLADLLEFVLRTPGGQIINPASAAIEPNVQFLVKNDVAFYRLMLPVLPAAVAGSHAGRWQARFRLRKLEEVKGWLAEHRQAWTSLATLRRRGKLPYNCIVHTYSNLKFDALLIQADFTPGSEIKLETTLSEYGIPFGGHANVWAEVTRPDGSTDSLLYSESDSGRHKAVYSTSGAGVYQFRVRANGATSAGHPFTREKLLTVSIFAGEGAGSGGLGDLIDVIRERDERLCRLLQCLTGPKVLDERIEKALREAGIDINAIRKCIKQWCASNQRQAELSIAKAAGTAAISSRSTELLDELVERLAVIDPEVFFTTTPPSRPIVRPAPLPKTRMPHSKGEHFPHIKTEDEDEGCKPCPDEHDGGHDQDDSFPHGHGHNEGGKDKKK, from the coding sequence ATGAAATGCCGTAAGAATGTACGCAACCTGACTCAAGCCGAAAAGAATGACTTCGTCCACGCCTGCAAGGGCCTCAAGGGGCTTCCAAGCCTCATGCATCCGGGTACTCAGACCCGCTATGACGATTACGTGGAGGTTCATCTCAATGCCATGAACTCCAGTCCCAACTGGGGACATGGCGATAGGGCGTTTCTCCCGTGGCACAGGGAATTGCTGTACCGGTTTGAAAAGGATTTACAGAGCATCGTCCCCGGCGTCCGCATTCCTTACTGGGATTGGACGCGTCACAAGACAACAGCGCACTCTGGATTCCCATTCAAGAACGATTTTCTCGGACGAAACGGTGGTCCGGGTAATCCTCCGGATCCAACAGTCGATATGCGTGTCATACGCGATCCTGCCGTGCCTCTAAATCCGGACAGTTCTTACCCATTTGAGTTTGATCCGGACAATTGGTCAATCGTCGTGAAGGATTTGGTTAGCGATCCAAACTTCCTCACGCGCTCCTTTGGAACGTTCAATGTTCCCGGAACCCAAAATGATGCGCCGAATCTCCCAGAAAACGACACGGTCGTCACGGGCACGAGCACTACCTTCCGGGCTGCCATCAGCTCCAGCAGTTATGCTACCCTGCGTTCGCGCTCCGAAGATCTTCACAACCTGGTTCATCGCTGGGTCAACGGCGCGATGCTAACCGCATCATCGCCAAACGACATGGTGTTCTGGCTGCACCACGCGGCGATCGACCGCATGTGGACTCTCTGGCAGAAGAAGAATCCCGCGCTTGATCCTTATGTCGGCTCGGCGACGGCAGGGCACGGCCTTACCGATACGATGATCTTTCATGATCCTGGCGATCCGGCCCCGTGGGTTGGCACAGCCACGCCGCAACAGATGATCGAAGGTCATACGATTCACGGCGACGGCGTCTGGTACGATACCGACCTTCCCGAGATCAGTCTCGATTCCGGGCCCACGCTTGCCTTTGGCGATATACCTGAAGGACTGACAACGTTTCGCGCCGTACGTTTCCGTATCCAGACCTGCCGGACGGCGCGCTTTCTTATCACTGCTGCGCCGACCGGCAATTTCGGTTTAACGCCACTCGGCGCTGAATTTATCGCTCAGCCGGACGAAGCCTCTGATTTTATTAATGGTTACGTGTGGGTGCAGTTCCACGCGGTTGGCGCGGTTTCACAATCCTCCAGCCTTTCCATCCAGGCCTACATCATCGACGACGAAGGCTACTATGCAGCAACCGAAGGCGGTGAAGTCGTGCTGGGGTCGTGGTCGGTCAATCTCACTGCAGGTGTTGAAGCGCGCGCGAATAACGCGGTAATGCTGGTGTTGGATCGTTCGGGGAGTATGGCTGCGGCAGCCGGCGGAACCAGTACCCGCAGCTCGCTGCTCAAGAACGCCGTGGGTGTGTTTCATACCCTTATGCTTCCTGATGATGAGATCGGTGTAGTCAGTTTTGATGATCTGGTCGAAACGCCGCTACCGCTCACCACGCAGAGCGCGGGGCTGGGCACCCTTCTTACCGGAACGGCTCTGGACCCGCGAGGATTGACCGGAATCGGTCTCGGTATCCAGACTGCTGCGCCAATACTGGCCGGCTCGACCCACACCAACCGCTCGATGCTGGTGTTGACCGATGGTAACGAAAATGTCCATCCCTATGTTAGTGAGCTACCAGCAGGCACCATCAGTAACCGTACTTTTTCAATTGGCTTCGGCCTGCCCGGCCAAGTGAGCGATGCTGTACTGAGCGCCATTGCCAGCAACACCGGAGGTTTTTTCACAGTAACGGGTAATTTGAGCACGGAAGAGCAGCGCTTCTTCCTCACCAAGCACTTCGTGCAAGTTTTGGCGGGTGCGACCAATGCAAATATCATCATCGATCCACAGGGCGAACTGGGCTGGGGCGATTCCCAGATCGTCGAGTTCGATGTTGCGGCGACCGAGGTTAGCATTGACGTCATTGCTCTGTGTCCGCTTGCCGACTTGCTGGAATTCGTGTTGCGGACGCCAGGCGGTCAGATCATCAACCCCGCCTCTGCAGCCATCGAGCCGAACGTGCAGTTTTTGGTGAAGAACGATGTAGCCTTCTACCGTTTGATGTTGCCGGTGTTACCGGCGGCAGTTGCAGGATCCCATGCCGGACGCTGGCAGGCACGATTCCGGCTGCGGAAGCTGGAAGAAGTAAAAGGCTGGCTGGCCGAACATCGTCAAGCCTGGACTTCGTTGGCAACACTGCGTCGGCGCGGTAAGCTGCCCTACAATTGTATCGTCCACACCTACTCGAACCTGAAGTTCGACGCCTTACTCATACAAGCCGACTTCACGCCCGGCAGCGAGATCAAGCTGGAGACAACTCTGTCCGAGTACGGCATACCTTTTGGCGGACACGCCAACGTTTGGGCCGAAGTAACGCGGCCGGACGGCTCGACGGACTCTCTGCTCTACAGCGAATCGGATTCCGGCCGTCACAAGGCAGTTTACTCAACCTCGGGCGCCGGTGTGTATCAGTTCCGGGTTCGAGCCAACGGCGCGACTTCGGCCGGACACCCGTTCACGCGGGAGAAACTGCTGACGGTCAGCATATTTGCCGGCGAGGGTGCTGGTAGTGGCGGTCTTGGCGATTTGATCGACGTGATTCGCGAACGCGACGAACGGCTATGCCGCTTGTTGCAATGCCTGACGGGGCCGAAGGTACTTGATGAACGCATCGAAAAAGCGCTCCGCGAGGCTGGCATCGATATCAATGCAATCCGGAAATGCATCAAGCAATGGTGCGCATCGAATCAAAGGCAGGCGGAATTGAGCATAGCGAAAGCCGCCGGAACTGCCGCCATCTCGTCCCGTTCAACCGAGCTGCTGGATGAATTGGTGGAGCGGCTGGCGGTAATCGACCCTGAAGTCTTCTTTACCACCACGCCGCCGTCAAGACCGATAGTGCGCCCAGCGCCGCTACCCAAGACGCGGATGCCCCACTCGAAGGGTGAACACTTCCCGCACATAAAGACCGAGGATGAAGATGAAGGCTGCAAACCTTGCCCGGATGAGCACGATGGTGGACATGATCAAGACGACTCGTTTCCGCATGGTCACGGCCATAACGAGGGCGGGAAAGATAAGAAGAAATAG
- a CDS encoding AbrB/MazE/SpoVT family DNA-binding domain-containing protein produces the protein MQVAKWGNSLAVRLPAAIVEALQLKEGDDIEIHIASERVFELEKKPTPQELLARLRKYRGRLPEGFKFDRLEANEGR, from the coding sequence ATGCAAGTCGCTAAATGGGGAAATAGCTTAGCAGTTCGTTTGCCTGCCGCCATCGTCGAAGCCCTTCAGCTAAAAGAAGGAGATGACATCGAAATCCATATCGCCAGTGAGCGGGTTTTCGAGCTTGAGAAAAAACCGACCCCGCAAGAATTATTGGCGAGGCTCCGGAAATACCGGGGCCGGTTACCGGAAGGTTTCAAGTTCGACCGTCTTGAAGCCAATGAAGGACGCTAG